In one Zymobacter palmae genomic region, the following are encoded:
- a CDS encoding LOG family protein: MSAICFFCGSAPGNDPLYQRDIAALIETLAQHECSFVYGGGKVGLMGVVADEGLKHGASVTGIIPRHLVDHELAYTGLTELVVTDDMHQRKLAMAQRSDAFIALPGGVGTLEEIFEQWTWSQIGLHAKPCVFFNTGGFFDPLIAFLQKVVDKGFMKPQYLETLIVSDDPDEIVARLKGYTAPVDKWSKVVEA, encoded by the coding sequence ATGTCGGCGATCTGTTTTTTTTGCGGTTCCGCTCCGGGTAATGATCCCCTCTATCAGCGCGATATTGCCGCGCTCATCGAGACACTGGCACAGCATGAGTGCTCATTCGTGTATGGGGGAGGCAAAGTTGGACTGATGGGGGTTGTTGCTGACGAAGGTCTGAAGCATGGCGCGTCAGTCACCGGAATCATCCCTCGGCACTTGGTTGATCATGAGCTGGCGTACACTGGGCTGACCGAGCTGGTTGTGACGGATGACATGCATCAGCGTAAGCTGGCCATGGCCCAGCGTTCGGATGCGTTCATCGCGTTGCCCGGTGGTGTGGGTACGCTTGAGGAGATCTTCGAACAGTGGACGTGGAGCCAGATCGGTCTGCATGCCAAGCCGTGTGTGTTCTTCAATACGGGAGGCTTTTTTGACCCGCTGATTGCGTTCCTGCAGAAGGTGGTCGACAAGGGGTTTATGAAGCCGCAGTACCTTGAAACGCTGATCGTATCGGATGATCCCGATGAAATCGTCGCGCGTCTGAAAGGCTATACGGCACCCGTAGACAAATGGTCCAAGGTAGTCGAGGCATAA